In the genome of Gloeotrichia echinulata CP02, one region contains:
- a CDS encoding CHAT domain-containing protein: protein MNLYRQLLNLYWFVVSVLALKCLLQDKFRFTFKLVLPFILGILTFLFVITVIPAQGKNSVSVRLIPSETPVIAHSHNTLPLTLPNQGQGAQDSQTIISNQVNSISPPNLQSPISLLEQGKHLYNLGRFAEAAELWQQVHQVSGKELSTQALSYNYLAIVYQDLGLWQAAKTAISQSLALLNNSKFKTPDAELILAQVLNTQGSLQLNTGHGEDALATWKQAEKHYRSAKDGTGIILSQINQSQALQTLGFYRQARTILEQMKQDLAALPDSLLKINGLHSLGRTLQMVGDLQESEAVLSASLTIAKKLDYTANIGEILFSLGNTARAKLEFKTALKFYQQVQDTAKNPQTQLEALLNQLSILVYTKQTTDTLALIPQIQQRLANLPPSHGVIYAQVNFAASLIKIDSMESGIGSREIAELLARAVQQARELQDPKAESYALGELGHLYEQTQQWSEALSLTQQALSIALRIQAADIGVTWYWQQGRILKAQGEVTQAIAAYEEAANILQSLRQDLVAVNPDVQFSFREQVEPVYRQLVQLLLHNVDSLPKNTQQKYLQRSREVIEGLQLAELDNFFREACLTYKTKPIERIDPKAAVIYPIILDQRLEVILSLPGQPLQHYGTDLGPATAEKVFNQLRQSLNPVFLPGEILAPAQQVYDWLLRPATVELERQGIQTLVFVLDGFLRSLPMAVLHDGQHYLVERYNIALTPGLQLLESRSLSPQQFKVLAGGLATARQGFSTLPGVEQEINQIQAKISAKVLLNQEFTRRSFQQRVEAQPFSVVHLATHGQFSSKAQDTFLLTWDDRINVKDLDQLLTGVGKSATQRLREPIELLVLSACQTAKGDNRATLGLAGVAVRSGARSTLATLWSVQDQSTSQLIAEFYRLLTQSGMTKAEALRQAQLSLLNSAQYKHPYYWSAFVLVGNWR from the coding sequence GTGAATCTTTACCGCCAGTTATTAAACCTGTATTGGTTTGTAGTAAGTGTTTTAGCGCTAAAATGCTTACTACAAGATAAATTTAGGTTTACATTCAAGCTTGTACTGCCATTTATTTTAGGCATTCTGACTTTCTTATTCGTAATCACAGTTATACCTGCTCAAGGGAAAAATAGTGTTTCAGTCCGCCTCATCCCATCCGAAACCCCTGTAATTGCCCATAGTCACAATACCCTACCTCTAACGCTTCCCAACCAGGGGCAAGGGGCGCAGGATTCCCAGACAATTATCTCTAATCAAGTGAATTCCATATCACCGCCTAATCTGCAATCCCCAATCTCCCTACTTGAACAAGGTAAGCATCTGTATAATTTAGGACGGTTTGCCGAGGCAGCAGAACTCTGGCAACAGGTGCATCAAGTATCAGGGAAAGAATTATCTACTCAAGCTTTAAGCTACAATTACCTAGCAATTGTATATCAAGACCTGGGACTTTGGCAAGCGGCAAAAACGGCTATTTCCCAAAGTTTAGCATTACTTAACAACTCAAAATTTAAGACTCCAGACGCAGAACTGATTTTGGCTCAAGTTCTCAATACCCAAGGCAGTTTACAACTTAACACAGGTCATGGGGAAGATGCCCTCGCAACTTGGAAACAGGCTGAGAAACACTATCGTTCTGCGAAGGATGGGACGGGGATTATCCTGAGTCAGATTAACCAATCTCAAGCCCTACAAACTTTGGGCTTTTATCGACAGGCGCGAACTATCCTAGAGCAGATGAAACAAGATCTAGCAGCCTTACCTGATTCCTTACTCAAAATCAATGGATTGCATAGTCTGGGGCGTACCCTGCAAATGGTGGGAGATTTACAGGAGTCGGAAGCGGTTTTATCGGCAAGTTTAACTATTGCCAAGAAGCTTGATTATACAGCAAATATTGGCGAAATCCTCTTTAGTTTGGGAAATACGGCTAGGGCAAAATTGGAATTTAAGACAGCGTTGAAGTTTTATCAACAGGTACAAGATACAGCCAAAAATCCGCAGACTCAGTTAGAAGCTTTACTTAATCAACTTAGCATTTTAGTCTACACCAAGCAAACCACAGATACCTTGGCACTAATCCCCCAAATTCAACAGCGTTTAGCAAACTTACCTCCTAGTCATGGGGTTATCTATGCCCAGGTCAATTTCGCGGCAAGCTTAATTAAAATTGACAGTATGGAGTCGGGAATTGGGAGCCGGGAAATAGCGGAACTGTTAGCTAGAGCAGTGCAACAAGCCAGGGAATTGCAAGACCCCAAGGCAGAATCCTATGCATTGGGGGAATTAGGGCATTTATATGAACAAACTCAACAATGGTCTGAGGCTTTGTCTTTAACTCAACAAGCCTTGTCTATCGCTTTGAGAATCCAGGCAGCAGATATTGGGGTAACTTGGTATTGGCAGCAGGGACGAATTCTCAAGGCGCAAGGGGAAGTGACACAGGCGATCGCTGCCTATGAGGAAGCGGCAAATATTTTACAATCTCTACGTCAGGATTTAGTAGCGGTGAATCCTGATGTGCAGTTTAGCTTTCGAGAGCAGGTTGAACCTGTATATCGTCAGCTGGTACAATTGCTGTTACACAATGTCGATAGCTTGCCTAAAAATACTCAGCAAAAATATCTGCAACGTTCTCGCGAAGTGATTGAGGGCTTGCAGCTAGCGGAGTTAGACAACTTTTTTCGGGAAGCTTGCTTAACCTATAAAACCAAACCTATTGAGAGGATAGACCCGAAAGCAGCGGTAATTTATCCCATAATTCTTGACCAACGTTTGGAAGTAATTCTCTCCCTCCCCGGTCAGCCGTTGCAACATTACGGAACTGACCTAGGGCCAGCGACAGCCGAGAAGGTGTTTAATCAACTGCGTCAGTCTTTAAACCCTGTTTTCTTGCCTGGGGAGATTTTAGCTCCTGCACAACAAGTCTACGATTGGTTGCTGCGTCCTGCTACTGTTGAGTTAGAACGTCAAGGAATTCAAACTTTAGTATTTGTCTTAGATGGATTCTTACGCAGTTTACCTATGGCAGTTCTCCATGATGGTCAGCACTATTTAGTCGAGCGTTACAATATTGCCCTGACTCCAGGATTGCAGCTTTTAGAATCGCGATCGCTCTCTCCCCAACAATTTAAAGTCTTGGCTGGGGGTTTAGCTACAGCCCGACAAGGCTTTTCTACTTTACCTGGGGTAGAACAAGAAATTAACCAGATTCAAGCCAAAATCTCAGCTAAAGTTTTGCTCAATCAAGAGTTTACTCGCCGCAGTTTCCAACAGCGCGTTGAGGCGCAACCGTTTTCTGTAGTTCATCTAGCCACCCACGGTCAGTTTAGCTCAAAAGCTCAAGACACTTTTCTTTTGACTTGGGACGATCGCATTAATGTTAAAGATTTAGATCAACTCCTGACTGGCGTTGGTAAAAGCGCTACCCAACGCCTACGAGAACCAATTGAACTGTTGGTTCTCAGTGCTTGTCAAACTGCCAAAGGTGACAACCGCGCTACTCTAGGACTAGCAGGGGTTGCTGTCCGCTCTGGAGCTAGGAGTACCCTCGCCACCCTGTGGTCAGTACAGGATCAGTCTACTTCCCAACTCATCGCTGAATTTTACCGCCTGCTTACCCAATCTGGCATGACCAAAGCCGAGGCCTTACGTCAAGCGCAACTATCTTTGTTAAATTCCGCTCAGTATAAACATCCTTATTATTGGTCGGCGTTTGTCCTGGTGGGTAATTGGCGTTGA
- a CDS encoding S-layer family protein, whose translation METKNWSWGLKIVFILLFSSTFTVFHRVADAQIKPDNTLGTESSSINTSGQGDIIEGGAIRGSNLFHSFEDFNVSAQQRVDFANPSGIQNIISRITGGKSSEILGTLGVLGNANLFLINPNGIVFGPNARLNLQGSFIASTADSIIFDNGLKFSATHPQALPLLKINVPIGLQFGPNPGNILVQGLANNNQNVGLQVSPGQTLGLVGGDIRLDDAYVSTAGGNILLGSVTSPGLVSFIPSPTGWSLDYTGVANFGNIELSGTATARELNGGAIQIRGGKVSLRDRSNLFSDTVTNIDGRGITVEAAQFQLQDQAFFGTTTYGTGAGGNVVIHATDSVELSGIGFDNFQRNYLEPALSRTLGNSLPAKGFLYGVSLSTGKAGDIIIDTKKLTVENGAAIINLAFTTGDGGNIIVRTSDLVDVNSAALLTTAFNLGNAGSITVDTGKLTVRDSGVLSTATLGAGNSGDLTVNASESVVLSGNFPGSRFATALSTNTAGSTGNAGNLEINTGSLLLEEGATITSSSGLNIRNLQIPSEGRGGNLTINARDSVKVIGRSDRSFVATGTLGQADGGDLKINTRRLIVQDGGGVGASTVGAGRGGNIFINATESVQVIGKTRDNSAFSAVATASGDILIKSPSGKFTGAAGELNITTGKLILQDQGSVSVESLGSGRAGTINIVADAIALDNQSSIDGNTRSGSGGNIHLQAGNILLRRQSRISTNAGSFDGGNITINTDTLAAAENSDITANSTDFRGGNITINTQGIFGIAFREQQTPQSDITATGRNSQLQGVVQINILSVDPTQGLTQLPSVPNDPTNQIVAGCPAERGARFVVTGRGGLPEDPRQMLHSQVIMQDWRVTTTNKNLPIPTHQSPLTNPQSPIVEAQGWVINREGNVELVTNFPQNSPSFRDDQMKCTQLPRDSRQS comes from the coding sequence GTGGAAACCAAAAATTGGTCTTGGGGGTTAAAAATCGTATTTATCCTATTGTTTAGCAGTACATTCACCGTTTTTCACCGTGTGGCTGACGCTCAGATTAAGCCAGACAACACATTAGGAACAGAAAGTTCAAGCATTAATACCTCTGGCCAAGGAGATATTATTGAAGGTGGTGCGATTCGTGGTTCTAACCTATTTCATAGTTTTGAAGATTTCAATGTCTCGGCACAACAGCGAGTTGATTTTGCTAACCCAAGCGGGATTCAAAATATTATCAGCCGAATTACAGGGGGAAAGAGTTCTGAAATTCTGGGAACCCTAGGGGTGTTGGGTAATGCTAATTTATTTTTGATTAATCCCAACGGGATTGTGTTCGGACCAAATGCTCGGCTGAATTTGCAGGGGTCGTTTATTGCCTCCACGGCGGATAGTATCATATTTGATAATGGACTGAAATTCAGCGCTACTCATCCACAAGCGCTACCACTGCTAAAAATTAACGTCCCCATAGGCTTGCAGTTCGGACCTAATCCCGGAAATATTCTTGTGCAAGGATTAGCAAACAATAATCAAAACGTTGGACTGCAGGTGTCACCCGGTCAAACTTTAGGATTAGTGGGTGGTGATATTCGCTTAGATGATGCTTATGTGAGTACTGCGGGTGGAAACATTTTATTGGGTAGTGTCACCAGCCCAGGTTTAGTCAGTTTCATCCCCAGCCCAACAGGCTGGAGTTTAGATTATACAGGTGTGGCAAATTTTGGCAACATTGAGTTATCAGGTACGGCAACAGCTAGAGAATTAAATGGTGGCGCTATCCAAATTAGGGGAGGAAAAGTTTCCTTGCGCGATCGCTCCAACTTGTTCTCTGATACAGTAACAAATATTGACGGTCGGGGCATCACAGTTGAAGCAGCGCAATTCCAGCTTCAAGACCAAGCCTTTTTTGGCACTACTACTTACGGTACAGGCGCAGGAGGTAATGTTGTTATCCACGCTACTGACTCTGTAGAACTTAGCGGTATTGGATTTGACAACTTTCAACGAAACTATCTTGAGCCAGCACTGAGTAGAACTCTTGGTAACTCCCTACCGGCGAAAGGTTTCTTATATGGGGTGAGCCTCAGCACAGGAAAAGCAGGAGATATCATAATTGATACTAAAAAACTGACAGTGGAAAATGGCGCGGCAATCATCAACCTGGCATTTACAACAGGAGATGGAGGTAATATTATCGTTAGGACATCTGATTTAGTAGATGTGAATAGCGCTGCATTACTAACTACAGCCTTTAATCTGGGAAATGCAGGCAGTATAACAGTTGATACAGGCAAGTTGACTGTTCGGGATAGCGGAGTCCTCTCCACCGCCACTTTGGGTGCAGGTAACAGCGGGGATTTAACAGTCAACGCCTCTGAGTCGGTGGTCTTGTCAGGAAATTTCCCAGGTAGTCGGTTTGCTACTGCTCTAAGTACTAATACTGCTGGTAGCACAGGAAATGCAGGAAACTTAGAAATTAACACAGGTTCCCTACTCCTAGAAGAGGGAGCTACTATCACCAGTTCCAGTGGGTTAAACATCAGAAATCTCCAGATTCCTTCTGAAGGTCGTGGTGGAAATCTGACCATCAACGCCAGAGACTCTGTAAAAGTTATTGGCAGATCAGATCGAAGTTTTGTGGCTACGGGAACCCTTGGCCAAGCCGACGGTGGCGACTTGAAGATCAACACTAGGCGGTTAATTGTTCAAGATGGAGGTGGGGTAGGCGCCTCTACTGTTGGTGCGGGACGGGGGGGAAATATCTTTATCAATGCTACCGAGTCGGTGCAAGTGATTGGCAAAACCAGAGATAACAGCGCTTTTAGTGCTGTAGCAACAGCATCTGGAGATATTCTTATTAAGTCTCCTTCAGGAAAATTCACAGGGGCGGCGGGAGAATTAAATATCACCACAGGAAAGTTAATTCTCCAGGATCAGGGATCTGTCAGTGTTGAGAGTTTGGGGTCAGGACGTGCTGGCACTATCAACATTGTAGCCGATGCGATCGCCCTTGACAATCAAAGCAGCATTGATGGTAATACTCGCTCTGGCTCCGGGGGAAATATTCATCTCCAGGCGGGGAATATACTGTTGCGTCGTCAGAGTCGAATTAGCACTAATGCAGGTAGTTTCGATGGTGGCAACATTACGATCAATACTGATACCTTAGCCGCTGCAGAAAATAGCGACATCACCGCCAATTCGACTGACTTTCGTGGTGGTAATATCACCATCAACACCCAAGGAATTTTTGGCATCGCGTTTCGAGAACAACAAACTCCACAAAGTGATATCACCGCCACGGGTCGAAATTCTCAATTACAGGGTGTTGTGCAAATTAATATTTTAAGTGTTGACCCAACCCAGGGATTAACCCAATTGCCCTCAGTTCCTAACGACCCAACAAATCAGATTGTCGCAGGTTGTCCAGCAGAACGTGGCGCTCGTTTTGTGGTGACAGGACGCGGTGGTTTACCAGAAGACCCCCGACAAATGCTCCACAGTCAGGTAATCATGCAAGATTGGCGAGTGACTACTACTAACAAAAATTTGCCCATCCCCACTCACCAATCCCCACTCACCAATCCCCAATCCCCAATTGTGGAAGCACAGGGATGGGTGATTAACAGGGAAGGAAATGTGGAACTAGTAACAAATTTTCCTCAAAACAGTCCTAGTTTTAGGGATGATCAAATGAAATGTACTCAGTTGCCACGGGATAGTAGACAGTCGTGA